One Polaribacter sp. KT25b DNA segment encodes these proteins:
- a CDS encoding Y-family DNA polymerase has protein sequence MFALIDCNNFYTSCERVFNPNLQGKPVAILSNNDGCVISMSDEAKKLELPFGAPIFKWEQFCKEKNITVLSSNYPLYGDMSARVMNILADFSPDVEVYSIDESFLQLKGFENYDLEEYATKIRNRILKWTGIPTCVGIAPTKALSKVANKIARSNLKQSKGICIIDCEENRIKALKWTEIGNVWGIGRRLKKRLQEKGCRTAYDFTQLSSDWVLKEFSVVEWRLQKDLQGISKIPLEEVSSKKMIATTRSFEYTYSDIDNIKERISTFAASCAEKLRNQASSCHMVIVQLSSDRHQKNAPQHRESKTVVFSYPTDSTLTISKAAVEAVKMIFKSGIKYKRAGVIVTGLVPNDNFQLNLFSHENPKHKPLMSAIDKLNRKFKADKIKLGNQDLKRTWKMRQERLSPRFTTNINDILIVKATK, from the coding sequence ATGTTTGCACTAATAGATTGTAATAATTTTTATACTTCTTGCGAGCGAGTTTTTAATCCAAACTTGCAAGGAAAACCGGTTGCTATTTTAAGCAATAACGATGGTTGTGTAATTTCTATGAGCGACGAAGCTAAGAAATTAGAACTCCCATTTGGTGCGCCAATTTTTAAATGGGAACAATTTTGCAAAGAAAAAAATATTACGGTTTTATCTTCTAATTATCCTTTATATGGAGATATGAGTGCTAGAGTAATGAATATTTTAGCTGATTTTTCTCCGGATGTAGAAGTGTATTCTATTGACGAATCTTTTTTACAATTAAAAGGTTTTGAAAATTATGACTTAGAAGAATATGCTACAAAAATTAGAAATAGAATTTTAAAATGGACCGGAATACCTACTTGTGTAGGAATTGCGCCAACCAAAGCATTGAGTAAAGTTGCCAATAAAATTGCGCGTTCTAACCTAAAACAATCTAAAGGAATTTGTATTATTGATTGTGAAGAAAACAGAATTAAAGCCTTAAAATGGACAGAAATTGGCAACGTTTGGGGAATTGGCCGTCGTTTAAAAAAACGATTGCAAGAAAAAGGTTGTAGAACTGCCTATGATTTTACACAACTTTCTAGCGATTGGGTTTTAAAAGAATTTTCTGTTGTAGAATGGCGTTTGCAAAAAGATTTACAAGGCATTTCTAAAATTCCTTTAGAAGAAGTTTCTTCAAAAAAAATGATTGCAACAACGCGCAGTTTTGAGTACACTTATTCTGATATTGACAACATAAAAGAACGTATTTCTACTTTTGCAGCAAGTTGTGCAGAAAAATTACGCAACCAAGCATCGAGTTGTCACATGGTAATTGTACAACTGTCTAGCGATCGTCATCAAAAAAACGCACCACAACATAGAGAAAGTAAAACAGTGGTTTTTTCGTATCCAACGGATTCTACATTAACTATTTCTAAAGCTGCTGTAGAAGCTGTAAAAATGATTTTTAAATCCGGAATTAAATACAAAAGAGCTGGTGTAATTGTTACTGGTTTAGTACCTAATGATAATTTTCAACTCAATTTATTTTCGCACGAAAACCCAAAACACAAGCCATTAATGTCTGCAATTGACAAATTAAATCGTAAATTTAAAGCAGACAAAATTAAATTAGGAAATCAAGATTTAAAACGCACTTGGAAAATGCGTCAAGAACGTTTATCACCTAGATTTACAACAAATATTAATGATATTTTAATTGTAAAAGCCACTAAATAA
- a CDS encoding DUF2007 domain-containing protein yields the protein MDEKTIDTDPLVSNAIGGVKLLVHKNDFEKAATIYNEIRTYQKDKNGNDIFCPNCNSTKILIAPLKRKNIFFMLFPFFEKTKHICNNCKTVF from the coding sequence ATGGACGAAAAAACGATAGATACTGATCCTTTGGTTAGCAATGCAATTGGTGGCGTAAAATTGTTGGTTCATAAAAACGATTTTGAAAAAGCTGCTACTATTTACAATGAAATTAGAACGTATCAAAAAGATAAAAATGGAAACGATATTTTTTGTCCTAACTGTAATTCTACTAAAATTTTAATTGCTCCTCTTAAAAGAAAAAATATATTTTTTATGCTATTTCCTTTTTTTGAAAAAACAAAACACATCTGTAATAATTGTAAAACAGTATTTTAA
- a CDS encoding LexA family transcriptional regulator — MIGTKNLTFFTPKASSGDGAVLVDVGISAGFPSPADDFRETRISLDDELIQNKDATFFAKVKGQSMINAGLDDNDLLVIDRSLEPTNNKIAVCFLDGEFTVKRLRVEKNEVWLQPENPNYPIINITEENDFMIWGIVTSVIKKV, encoded by the coding sequence ATGATTGGAACTAAAAATCTTACTTTTTTTACACCAAAGGCTTCTTCTGGAGATGGAGCCGTTTTGGTTGATGTTGGCATTTCTGCTGGATTTCCTTCGCCTGCAGATGACTTTAGAGAAACCAGAATTTCTTTAGATGATGAATTGATACAAAACAAAGACGCTACTTTTTTTGCCAAAGTAAAAGGACAATCTATGATTAATGCAGGTTTAGATGATAACGATTTGTTAGTTATTGATAGAAGTTTAGAACCTACCAACAATAAAATTGCTGTTTGTTTTTTAGATGGCGAGTTTACCGTAAAAAGACTTCGTGTAGAAAAAAATGAAGTTTGGTTACAACCAGAAAACCCTAATTACCCAATTATAAACATTACAGAAGAGAATGATTTTATGATCTGGGGAATTGTAACAAGCGTCATCAAAAAAGTATAA
- a CDS encoding DUF2975 domain-containing protein yields the protein MKKNKLLSIAVVLCKIIQVFYVFIFIVLTTLFIHVLFSPDSYKGVDYTYKNSNLVNITKSSRWKIRLPGKQQLEDKEVYALNKITKTSLFINYMKLSAVLFLLFLSIKEFQKIMKSVKNLNTFQKNNVDSFRKIGKYLFIIFLLSSYFKIRFQQGGMTNFSMNFTPLIFMLIAFILAEIFKEGNLLQKENDLTI from the coding sequence ATGAAAAAAAATAAACTTTTAAGTATTGCAGTTGTTCTTTGTAAAATAATACAAGTTTTTTATGTATTTATCTTTATAGTACTAACAACACTTTTTATACATGTTCTATTTTCACCAGACTCTTATAAAGGTGTCGATTATACGTATAAAAATTCAAATTTAGTTAATATTACCAAATCTAGTAGATGGAAAATTAGACTTCCCGGTAAACAACAACTTGAAGATAAAGAAGTATATGCTTTAAATAAAATAACAAAAACATCTTTATTTATTAATTACATGAAACTGAGTGCGGTTTTATTTCTTTTGTTTTTATCTATTAAAGAATTTCAAAAAATAATGAAATCTGTTAAAAATCTTAATACATTTCAAAAAAATAATGTTGATTCCTTTAGAAAAATAGGGAAATATCTTTTTATTATTTTCCTGCTCTCTAGTTATTTTAAAATTCGGTTTCAACAAGGAGGCATGACCAATTTTTCCATGAATTTTACACCTTTAATATTTATGCTTATTGCGTTTATCTTGGCAGAAATCTTTAAAGAAGGTAATTTATTACAAAAGGAAAACGACTTAACGATATAG
- a CDS encoding DUF2975 domain-containing protein: MRKINILKAIVDLLWILSMPIILVILGFSIAIFFVDLGELNITINSVNFDKNTLLSKILLVVSGLNHLLIIAALYFFRKTLNYFVRIKIFEEIVISSFKKIGHLLSISGVISLTISMISKVYFEQKVSLEFGLNQHLVIICLGLFFLVLSEVFKIAKHQKQENDLTI, from the coding sequence ATGCGAAAAATTAATATTTTAAAAGCAATTGTAGATTTACTTTGGATACTCTCTATGCCAATAATCTTAGTAATTCTTGGATTTTCTATCGCAATTTTCTTTGTGGATTTAGGAGAATTAAACATCACAATAAATTCAGTAAACTTTGATAAAAATACTTTATTATCAAAAATATTATTGGTTGTTTCTGGACTAAATCATTTATTAATCATTGCTGCTTTGTATTTTTTTAGAAAAACCTTAAACTACTTTGTAAGAATAAAAATATTTGAAGAAATCGTTATTTCATCCTTCAAAAAAATTGGACACTTATTATCCATTTCAGGAGTTATTTCTCTCACCATTTCTATGATTAGTAAAGTTTATTTCGAACAAAAAGTGTCTTTAGAATTTGGTTTAAATCAACATTTAGTAATTATCTGTTTAGGATTGTTCTTTTTAGTTTTAAGTGAAGTATTTAAAATTGCAAAACATCAGAAACAAGAAAACGATTTAACAATATAA
- a CDS encoding DUF2975 domain-containing protein, whose translation MKTVKTLKISSYFLKFLMSISFLIAFSLAFIYFHSMFYPKKYSNLIVNKERNIQYIFDIEKAPKTYKEWESSNKLFYYVKLDNYSKFSIIWTKVATFTIFFIVLFLFDKIIRNTKNFDLFFQKNIRLINNILKLIILLFLFNFVVKGYSDPISMVFEDSGKPHFITSGRITFDFLIYYPLAIIFFYTLREVFKRGQELKQENDLTI comes from the coding sequence ATGAAAACAGTAAAAACCTTAAAAATATCATCTTACTTTTTAAAATTTTTAATGAGTATCTCATTTCTAATCGCTTTTTCTTTAGCATTTATTTATTTTCATTCGATGTTTTATCCCAAAAAATATTCAAATTTAATTGTTAATAAAGAAAGAAATATTCAATATATATTTGACATAGAAAAAGCTCCTAAAACCTATAAAGAATGGGAATCTTCCAATAAATTATTTTATTATGTAAAATTAGATAATTATTCTAAATTTAGTATAATATGGACAAAAGTAGCCACTTTTACTATCTTCTTTATTGTATTATTTTTGTTTGATAAAATTATTAGAAATACTAAAAATTTCGACTTGTTTTTTCAAAAAAATATTAGACTAATTAATAATATTTTGAAACTTATAATTTTATTATTCTTATTTAATTTCGTCGTAAAAGGTTATAGTGATCCTATAAGTATGGTTTTTGAAGATTCTGGAAAACCCCATTTTATAACATCTGGAAGAATAACTTTTGATTTTTTAATCTATTATCCTCTTGCAATTATTTTCTTTTATACATTAAGAGAAGTTTTTAAAAGAGGCCAAGAATTAAAACAAGAAAACGATTTAACAATATAA
- a CDS encoding helix-turn-helix transcriptional regulator — MAIIVNLDVMLAKRKMRSKELAEIIGITTANLSVLKSGKAKAIRFSTLEAICKALECQPADILEYQQD; from the coding sequence ATGGCAATCATAGTAAACTTAGACGTAATGCTTGCCAAACGCAAAATGCGGAGTAAAGAATTGGCAGAAATAATCGGAATTACCACCGCAAATTTATCTGTCTTAAAATCAGGAAAAGCAAAGGCAATTCGGTTTTCTACTTTAGAGGCAATTTGCAAAGCATTAGAGTGCCAGCCTGCGGATATTTTAGAGTATCAACAAGATTAA
- a CDS encoding DPP IV N-terminal domain-containing protein, with amino-acid sequence MKKTILFFVLLFTVSVISAQETPTPNYRQAAKYSPKNLAKMVHSTSVNPHWLKKGNRFWYAYKTSEGSNYYLVDADKKTKKELFDNVKMAKWLTEITKDPYDAKHLPFFRFKFNDAENAIRFRVTSTEEVDVVDEKEEVKKDSISAKKEKSKKAKKPKKEKKTYYLEYRLGSNGLTIINNKKEDKKPWKKWANVAPDSSIVLYGKNHNLYWMDKINFKKFIKDEKDSTVVENQWTKDGEENYGYTWDGRDDNVDKEKNKDKRKGVWGTWSHDSKKFVFQKSDSRHIKDLWVINSTGKKRPTLETYKYHMPGEQEYYKSELLIFDIPTKTHVKVPLDTIKQQSISVFRAPRKQSERDDDFTPSLLLSKKGKIYFSVISRDRKKYDINVADINTGEYKTLIEERFNTYIESRPLILLNNEKEMLHWAERDGWAHFYLYDTEGNLKNQVTEGDYHVAGFEGLDEKSRTLYFTANGVNKEQDPYYTHSYKINLNGSGMKTLNPGDFTATSSMSDSNQYFVSNYSRVNTVPKSEVRDVNGRKVMDLETADLSQLFASGYKFPEPFKVKADDGITDIYGVMYKPFDMDSTKVYPLLEYVYPGPQTEAVNKSFSYRMDRVDRMAQVGFVVITLGNRGGHPDRSKWYHNYGYGNLRDYGLADKKYVAQQLANKHKFIDIEKVGIYGHSGGGFMSTAAMLVYPDFFKAAVSSAGNHDNNVYNSWWSETHHGVKEEIDEKGKSSYKYKIDVNQSLAKNLKGHLMLIHGDMDNNVNPAGTIRMANELIKANKRFKYMIMPGQRHGFGNMTEYSFWLRADHFSKYLLGKEATDVDFMYMNLDKPMNR; translated from the coding sequence ATGAAAAAAACTATTTTATTTTTTGTGCTGTTATTTACTGTTTCAGTAATTTCTGCACAAGAAACTCCAACTCCAAACTATAGGCAGGCAGCTAAATATTCGCCAAAGAATTTAGCAAAAATGGTGCACTCAACAAGTGTAAATCCGCATTGGTTAAAAAAAGGAAACCGTTTTTGGTATGCTTATAAAACATCCGAAGGGTCAAATTATTATTTAGTTGATGCTGATAAAAAGACTAAAAAAGAACTTTTTGATAATGTTAAAATGGCAAAATGGTTAACAGAAATTACAAAAGATCCTTATGATGCAAAACATTTGCCTTTTTTTAGATTTAAGTTTAATGATGCAGAAAATGCAATTCGTTTTAGAGTAACATCAACAGAAGAAGTTGATGTAGTTGATGAAAAAGAAGAAGTAAAAAAAGATTCGATTTCTGCTAAAAAAGAAAAATCAAAAAAGGCAAAAAAACCAAAGAAAGAAAAGAAAACATATTATTTAGAATATAGATTAGGTAGTAATGGTTTAACAATTATCAACAATAAAAAAGAAGATAAAAAACCTTGGAAAAAATGGGCAAATGTTGCTCCAGACAGTTCTATCGTTTTATATGGCAAGAATCATAATTTGTATTGGATGGATAAAATAAACTTTAAAAAGTTTATAAAAGATGAAAAAGATAGCACTGTTGTAGAAAATCAATGGACAAAAGATGGTGAAGAAAACTATGGTTATACTTGGGATGGAAGAGATGATAATGTTGATAAAGAAAAAAATAAAGACAAACGCAAAGGAGTTTGGGGAACTTGGTCTCACGATTCTAAAAAGTTTGTTTTTCAAAAATCAGACTCTAGACATATTAAAGATTTATGGGTAATTAATTCTACTGGTAAAAAAAGACCAACTTTAGAAACCTATAAATACCACATGCCAGGAGAACAAGAATATTATAAATCAGAATTATTAATTTTTGATATTCCTACAAAAACACATGTAAAAGTTCCTTTAGATACTATTAAACAACAAAGTATTTCTGTTTTTAGAGCGCCAAGAAAACAATCTGAAAGAGATGATGATTTTACACCTTCTTTGCTTTTATCAAAAAAAGGAAAAATATATTTTAGTGTAATTTCTAGAGATCGTAAAAAGTATGATATTAATGTTGCTGATATTAATACAGGAGAATATAAAACCTTAATTGAAGAGCGTTTTAATACGTATATAGAATCTCGTCCTTTAATTTTATTGAATAATGAAAAAGAAATGTTGCATTGGGCAGAACGCGATGGTTGGGCACATTTTTATTTATATGATACAGAAGGAAACTTAAAAAATCAAGTTACAGAAGGCGATTATCATGTTGCAGGTTTCGAAGGTTTAGATGAAAAAAGTAGAACGTTATATTTTACAGCTAATGGAGTAAACAAAGAGCAAGATCCTTATTATACACATTCTTATAAAATTAATTTAAACGGAAGTGGAATGAAGACTTTGAATCCTGGTGACTTTACAGCAACATCTTCTATGTCAGATTCTAATCAGTATTTTGTAAGTAATTATTCTCGTGTAAATACGGTTCCGAAATCGGAAGTTAGAGATGTTAACGGACGTAAAGTTATGGACTTAGAAACAGCAGATTTATCGCAATTATTTGCATCAGGATATAAATTTCCAGAACCTTTTAAAGTAAAAGCAGATGACGGAATTACAGATATTTACGGAGTTATGTACAAACCTTTTGATATGGATTCTACAAAAGTTTATCCGCTTTTAGAATATGTTTATCCTGGTCCACAAACAGAAGCTGTTAACAAATCTTTTTCTTACAGAATGGATAGAGTTGATAGAATGGCGCAAGTTGGTTTTGTAGTAATTACGTTAGGAAACAGAGGTGGTCATCCAGACAGATCTAAATGGTATCATAATTATGGTTACGGAAATTTACGTGATTATGGTTTGGCTGATAAAAAGTACGTTGCGCAACAATTAGCAAATAAACATAAGTTTATCGATATCGAAAAAGTAGGAATTTACGGTCATTCTGGTGGTGGATTTATGTCTACAGCGGCAATGTTGGTGTATCCAGACTTTTTTAAAGCAGCAGTTTCATCTGCAGGAAATCATGATAACAATGTGTACAATTCTTGGTGGAGTGAAACGCATCATGGTGTAAAAGAAGAAATTGACGAGAAAGGAAAAAGTTCTTATAAATATAAAATTGATGTAAATCAATCTTTAGCAAAAAACCTAAAAGGACATTTAATGTTGATTCATGGAGATATGGATAATAACGTAAATCCTGCAGGAACGATAAGAATGGCAAACGAATTAATTAAAGCAAATAAACGTTTTAAATATATGATTATGCCAGGACAAAGACATGGTTTTGGTAATATGACAGAATATTCTTTCTGGTTAAGAGCAGATCATTTTAGTAAATATTTGTTAGGTAAAGAAGCTACAGATGTAGATTTTATGTATATGAATTTAGACAAACCAATGAATAGATAA
- a CDS encoding nucleoside deaminase: MIQPFDDIYFMKKALQEAETAFDKGEVPVGAIIVFKDKIIARAHNLTETLNDVTAHAEMQAFTAAADFLGGKYLKDCVLYVTLEPCQMCAGASYWAQIGKIVFGASEPDRGFINLKTTLHPKTKVVSGVLENECSQLLKRFFVEKRNLN; the protein is encoded by the coding sequence ATGATACAACCTTTTGACGATATTTATTTTATGAAAAAAGCTTTGCAAGAAGCAGAAACTGCCTTTGATAAGGGTGAAGTTCCTGTTGGTGCAATTATTGTTTTTAAAGATAAAATTATAGCAAGAGCACATAATTTAACAGAAACATTGAATGATGTAACTGCACATGCAGAAATGCAAGCTTTTACAGCTGCTGCAGATTTTTTGGGCGGCAAATATTTAAAAGATTGTGTGTTGTATGTTACTTTAGAACCTTGCCAAATGTGTGCTGGTGCAAGTTATTGGGCACAAATTGGTAAAATTGTGTTTGGCGCTTCAGAACCAGATAGGGGTTTTATCAATTTAAAAACTACTTTACATCCGAAGACAAAAGTTGTAAGTGGCGTTTTAGAAAATGAATGCTCTCAACTTTTAAAACGTTTTTTTGTTGAAAAACGAAATCTGAATTAA
- the dxs gene encoding 1-deoxy-D-xylulose-5-phosphate synthase: MKNLLDNISNPSDLRKLNQDQLPQLAKELRAFIIDIVSTKEGHLGASLGVVELTIALHYLFDTPNDLLVWDVGHQAYGHKILTGRKNVFHTNRQFGGIAGFPSRKESKFDAFGVGHSSTSISATLGMAIASNLKGETEKQHIAVIGDASIASGMAFEALNHAGVSKANLLIILNDNAIGIDPSVGALKEYLTKVKTDKRLAAQNNIIKALNFDYSGPIDGHDLPKILSELERLKTIKGPKFLHVITTKGKGLQQAEDDQVTYHAPGKFDKISGERIKKEESLYTKYQDVFGKTIVELAQQNENIVGITPAMLTGSSLKFMLQEFPKRTFDVGIAEQHAVTLAAGMATQGLIPFCNIYSTFLQRAYDQIIHDVALQNLPVIFCLDRAGLVGEDGATHHGVFDLAYLRYIPNLIIFAPRNEIELRNILYTAQLGLKNPIAIRYPRGKGKIIDWQKPFEKTKIGKGICLKEGKSIAILSVGTIADNVSEAIILSKKSDEIAHFDMRFIKPLDEKLLHGIFEKDQTIITIEDGTIKGGFGSSILEFAAKNNYKNNIKVLGIPDEFIEHGSVEILQQKIGLDVKSLTCYIEKQ, translated from the coding sequence ATGAAAAACTTGTTAGACAATATATCAAATCCATCAGATTTAAGAAAATTAAATCAAGACCAATTGCCTCAATTAGCGAAAGAATTGAGAGCATTTATTATTGATATTGTATCAACAAAAGAAGGCCATTTAGGCGCAAGTTTAGGTGTTGTAGAACTCACAATTGCGCTGCATTATCTATTTGACACACCCAATGATTTATTGGTTTGGGATGTTGGGCATCAAGCTTATGGTCATAAAATTTTAACGGGCAGGAAAAACGTTTTTCACACCAATAGACAATTTGGTGGAATTGCAGGTTTTCCGTCTAGAAAAGAAAGCAAATTTGATGCTTTTGGCGTTGGGCATTCTTCTACTTCTATTTCTGCAACTTTAGGAATGGCAATTGCATCAAACTTAAAAGGAGAAACAGAAAAACAACATATTGCAGTTATTGGCGATGCTTCTATTGCTAGCGGAATGGCTTTTGAAGCATTGAATCATGCAGGAGTTTCTAAAGCCAATTTATTAATTATTTTAAATGATAATGCTATTGGAATTGACCCTTCTGTTGGTGCATTAAAAGAATATTTAACAAAAGTAAAAACCGATAAAAGATTAGCTGCTCAAAACAATATTATAAAAGCTTTAAATTTTGATTATTCTGGCCCAATTGACGGTCATGATTTACCCAAAATTTTATCAGAATTAGAACGATTAAAAACCATAAAAGGCCCTAAATTTTTACATGTAATTACCACAAAAGGTAAAGGTTTACAGCAAGCAGAAGACGATCAAGTTACTTATCATGCTCCTGGAAAATTTGATAAAATTTCTGGAGAAAGAATTAAAAAAGAGGAAAGTTTATATACGAAATATCAAGATGTTTTTGGAAAAACAATTGTAGAATTAGCACAACAAAATGAAAACATTGTAGGTATTACACCAGCAATGTTAACAGGAAGTTCGTTAAAATTTATGTTGCAAGAATTTCCAAAAAGAACTTTTGATGTAGGAATTGCAGAACAACATGCAGTTACTTTAGCGGCAGGAATGGCAACTCAAGGATTAATTCCGTTTTGTAATATTTATTCAACTTTTTTACAACGCGCTTACGATCAAATAATTCATGATGTTGCTTTGCAAAATTTACCTGTAATTTTTTGTTTAGACAGAGCTGGTTTGGTTGGCGAAGATGGCGCAACACATCATGGCGTTTTTGATTTGGCTTATTTAAGGTACATTCCTAATTTGATTATTTTTGCGCCAAGAAATGAAATTGAATTGCGTAATATTTTATACACCGCTCAATTAGGTTTAAAAAATCCGATTGCAATTCGCTACCCAAGAGGAAAAGGAAAAATTATTGATTGGCAAAAACCTTTTGAAAAGACAAAAATTGGAAAAGGAATTTGTTTAAAAGAAGGAAAAAGCATTGCTATTTTATCTGTTGGCACAATTGCAGACAACGTATCCGAAGCAATTATTTTATCGAAAAAAAGTGATGAAATTGCGCATTTTGATATGCGTTTTATAAAACCTTTGGATGAAAAATTATTGCATGGTATTTTTGAGAAAGATCAAACAATAATTACCATTGAAGATGGAACTATAAAAGGCGGATTTGGGTCATCAATTCTAGAATTTGCAGCCAAGAATAACTATAAAAACAACATTAAAGTTTTAGGAATTCCTGATGAATTTATAGAACATGGAAGTGTAGAAATATTGCAACAGAAAATTGGGCTAGATGTGAAGAGTTTAACTTGTTATATAGAGAAACAATAA